In a single window of the Lynx canadensis isolate LIC74 chromosome E2, mLynCan4.pri.v2, whole genome shotgun sequence genome:
- the NUTF2 gene encoding nuclear transport factor 2, translating to MGDKPIWEQIGSSFIQHYYQLFDNDRTQLGAIYIDASCLTWEGQQFQGKAAIVEKLSSLPFQKIQHSITAQDHQPTPDSCIISMVVGQLKADEDPIMGFHQMFLLKNINDAWVCTNDMFRLALHNFG from the exons ATGGGAGACAAGCCAATTTGGGAGCAGATTGGATCCAGCTTCATTCAACATTACTACCAGTTATTTGATAACGACAGAACCCAACTAGGCGCAATTTAT aTTGACGCATCATGCCTTACGTGGGAAGGACAGCAATTCCAGGGGAAAGCTGCCATTGTGGAGAAGTTGTCT AGCCTTCCGTTCCAGAAAATCCAGCACAGCATCACGGCGCAGGACCATCAGCCCACGCCAGATAGCTGCATCATCAGCATGGTTGTGGGCCAGCTCAAG GCTGATGAAGACCCCATCATGGGGTTCCACCAGATGTTCCTATTAAAGAACATCAACGATGCTTGGGTTTGCACCAATGACATGTTCAGGCTTGCCCTGCACAACTTCGGCTGA